TGGACAGTTTTTGAGAGAATTTCCTGATTTCTTGTAGGCGCAAAGGGACCACTTGTTATTTTAACATGTGCGTTGCTTGCACTGTCATTAGCAGCCGTATCAACCGGCATCGTCCCAGCATTTACGGAGGACATTGCTCGAGCTGTAAATGTGAGCTTTCTTGTTTTGTTCttaatctctttttttaatcACTTGTTCGTGTTTGTTGCTGGATTCTTTCACAGTAAGCCTAAACACCGTGGAAGATTTTCTCATTGGTTGTTTATTGTAGTGAGAACATTTCATTTAGCAGTTTTGGAGTAGAACTAAGAAGTGTTTGTAGAATGATCTCGTGAATTCATACTTGCATAGATActtgttatataaaattatgcaatttaATATTGATAAACAATATGTGCAGAtccacatacatatatatggatCGATACAACCAATTTGATTTAATTGTGAATGATGGTGAATGAATGATTATGCGTGTTTCCACTATAACATTTTGCTGATTCCCTGCTGGATATGTTTACTTATTCCTCCAGGTTGTGCATGTTGTCGATACAACGGGAAAATACAATGAGAATCAAGAGCCGTCTTCTTACATTTCTTTATTTTCCAATACTCCTGGTAAGCTGACGACAGAACTGGAGAATCTCAAAGATGAGGAATTTTCTTGTGGGCGGAACAACACTCTGGATTTCGTCACTTTTACTGTCAAATATGGCTGTTGGAGTTCCAAAGATAGCAAAGTTGGATGGAGCAAATCAGAAGTTCCAGTTCTCCAAGTTGAAAGAGATTCAATTACAGATGTTAGAGAAACAAGAGTTTTGATCGATACAAAATCGTCCACACGATGGGCTCTTGCTATCAATAAAGAAGAAATTCGTGACTTTTCAATTCAAGGTGAAAGTGGACATGGATTCTTCTAACATTGCATGAAACTTACTACTAAACCATGCGTGGATGTGATGAACTATAACTAGTAGCATAATTTGATGCCCATTTTCCAACTAATCCTTTGTTTTTATGCGTTCTTTACATACCAGTCGACTCGAAGGAGTTGATTCCAGTAGGCGAAAAGAGCATGGTCGACGGATGGCACATCATCCAGTTTTCAGGCGGCAAGGACTCGCCGACAAAGTTTCAGCTAAACCTTTTCTGGTTCGGTGACGCCACACATCGATCGCAAGAGACagatgaagaaggagaagacCCTCCTCTCTTACTAAAGCTAAGAACCGATGTGAACAGAGTAACGCCGATAACTGCGAGGGTTCTCGAGAAGCTCCCGCCGTGGTGTTCCCCCTTTGGTAAATCCACTTCTCCGCACACGTTAGCGTTCTTGGCCGCTCTCCCCGTCCATTTTTAGGCTTCTTGTTAGTTTTTACTTGTTTGTAAGCTGTAATGAGCCTTGTAcaatcaattaatatatttttctatttaatgtTCCAAGAGCTTCATCAGTTAACTCACTGCGAATAACACTTGTGGATGCAGCTTCTTCAGTACTTTGGTTTTGTTGAATTAAATGTGCCATCACTTGTGACAAAACTTTAAATGCTCTCAACATGTATGCTCGATTTCGCTAAGGAAAACAAAAGGATTTCCCTTCGAAAAATGACCTGCATAGAGAGTGTttatttgtttcaccgaaaattaCGAGGGATTTAAGTTATTTTCAGCTTAGGCATGTCTGGtcgttggtgctaaccattaattctaaAAGCTTGAGCTTTTAGAATTAATGGTTAACGCTAACGATCCGACAAGAGGTATCGGAGATAGAGCTCATAGATTCGATTTACGCATGCTATGAATTTGTATAGatattggatttgaatttgtatagatattgaatttgatttttgcaTGCTGCGAATTTGTGTCCGGGggagattgttggcttaaagagTTGGCATCACGCCCAGTGGCAGTGGCGGGAGCTTGGGTTGAGTTAAATCACGTTTATAAAGACGTGAGGGTcgattgggccgagtcacaatcgagataaATAGATGCTGTGTAGTTAGCACTAACAATCCGATAAGGCCcaaattgtttatttttcactatttttggTGAAATTGAATCGAGACAGCTCAACTATAATTGGATTCTTTAAATTTGCACtcctttaaattttaactctttgaaattaatttttttcagtttgttaaaaattttgttaaatttaatagctatgtTGACCATCAGTtattacttttcaaattttataaactaaataatgatttcaactattaaatttaataaaattattgatgAAGTTCATAAAAACTCCAACTTATTTGactaatattatttaattttaaaaattaaaagctaaggAGCCTCAATTCgaaactttagttttttttctttttctttttttttaaattcacaCCTTGTGTCAATGTTCTTGACCTGAGTAGTTTTAGTGGActgacttaaatattttattaatttcatcaGCGATAATATCATcaagtttaattaataatttcaactactgttttataaataaaactaaaaaatattaacagtTAACAACAATTAAATATAgctactaaatttaataaaaattttaacttaactaaTAGAAAAActcaattcaaaaataaaataaaaatagaagcgGGGACTGTTTCAAAATTGCCCACAGTTGAGGgctcttcatacatttttacccactatttattattattattatttaaaccCCACCTcggatctatatatatatatatatatatatatatatatatatatatatacaaatttatgCGACAGCCTCGTTTGATCAGAGCGGATTTGTTGTGTGTTTGTgacatattcttttatttttgggcaCTGAAATTAAggaaccattttttttttttaatataaccATACATAAACTCACACTCCAGTTAAACaaagattattaattaaataataagtaCAATTAAAAAAGAGTTTTAATTAATGTTTGTGTCTCTAATAATAACTATGcctttaaaaaaagaaacaagtgGGCCTTTTTCTCGCCTAAATTTAAGGTGTTGTTCCCTTCTCGTATAAATTTAGGGCGgggttattaattattaatggaGATGGTTAAATTTAATCAGATTTAATACATTTAGACTCTTTCGAATtagaaattttcttcttttttttttaacgatcGGATGTAGACATTGATGGTTTAAATTACGTATATAACACAATCaaaattctttaaatattgtagcACCAACGCATCAAATTTATTCCAATTAATAGTTCTCTTTCAAATATATGTCAAAGTGCTTAAAAATTTGCGGAAAATTTGGAATACAACATTGCAAGCTAAATAatcataacaataataataaaaacaattaTGTCGATttaaaaagaattatatatatatataattgtatataattagtatttaaaaatttaaaaatgacaATGTTGTCAAATAAGGTTTTAACTTTTTGCTTTACAAATATTtcctattatttttttctccatgGTTTCCCCAAGTAGTTAAAAGGcaaaaatgtacaaaaattatctgaattatgaatcattttgagttGATTATGTAATCTTTTGAATGCATCGTTTATAGTACACTCTGTGcaattctatataattataaatttataaaaataaatattaatattaaattttaaagtcaaagtgcaATTAACTgagtcaaattaaataaattaaaagattggacggtaaaatcaaaatttttaaaagttagatagTTTACTCTAACGTTTAGATAAGTTCTACatattttttacataatttaattttttttaaaaaaaattaaaaacactcAAGAAATTGGAAAAGTTGGTCAACGGGGACAGGCGTGTCCAACCAAGCGGCGCGCAACATTCGCAGAGGTTCGGTGCATCTCCCGCACGCGCGAGGATTCAATGCCACGTGGGCCCCACACACCCTCCCCCCACGTGTGGCAATGTGC
The Ananas comosus cultivar F153 unplaced genomic scaffold, ASM154086v1, whole genome shotgun sequence DNA segment above includes these coding regions:
- the LOC109704694 gene encoding uncharacterized protein LOC109704694; the encoded protein is MYMVVYSQRLATMLHNSVIFQGLLLWTTSLLMGGYPGAVSFGLSCLSIMLMWISSMSLSALVAFVLPLICSFPTPYIGNPLLVVGLFGAPALLGALVGQHIGFCLLKKYLRQIFSKRTPRLSSETEENLIELEAERWLFKAGFVQWLVLLAIGNFFKIGSTYIALIWLVSPAFAYGLMEATLSPARSPKKLKVATVILGMAVPVMSSAGVVVRLVGIIVGSIVRLDRNPGNVPDWFGNVGLGVFIALVVCLMFVYILSYIHLSGAKGPLVILTCALLALSLAAVSTGIVPAFTEDIARAVNVVHVVDTTGKYNENQEPSSYISLFSNTPGKLTTELENLKDEEFSCGRNNTLDFVTFTVKYGCWSSKDSKVGWSKSEVPVLQVERDSITDVRETRVLIDTKSSTRWALAINKEEIRDFSIQVDSKELIPVGEKSMVDGWHIIQFSGGKDSPTKFQLNLFWFGDATHRSQETDEEGEDPPLLLKLRTDVNRVTPITARVLEKLPPWCSPFGKSTSPHTLAFLAALPVHF